ttctaaatgccttcagatattgggctgattttggtatgtgagttaaacATGATGATTTACATGTTAAGTTTAAGTTTCTATTGATCGGTCCTGATAATAGATATCCGATCTTTGACTGAACAGCGGTGGGTCCGTTTCCTCTAATTACTTTGTCCTCGATAATGTCCCAATAGTAGTCGGCGCCTATGAGTAAGTCAATTTCGAAACGTTCCGTACTTTGCACAGAATGTGCAAGTTTAAGTTTTCTTAAGTGTGGCAAGCTCCGTATAGTCTGGGAAACATTGTTCTTAATTGGGACGGCAATATCCGGAACAATGAGTGTGTTAATACGCACCTTTCTCCTGTGTCGGTCTGTAACTGTATTGTTGCAGTGTCTAAGTTGCGAACCTTCTCAGATAAATCTCCGAACGCAGACAGATGAATGCTTACTTTTTCTGTaggttttatttctaatttatcAGCTAACTTCTGAGTTATAAAAGAAGGCTGTGCTCCCTCGTCAAATAATATGTTACATTCTACTTCTTGGTCGTTATATTCAACTGGCACAGTTGCTGTTTTCAGCAGAATGTCGTGACTCTGTTGCGATGAATACATTACTCTAGTCTCGTTTGGTGTTTCAACTATCTCTATAGCTGACTGTTGTATTGTAGGCTCCGGTGTCGTACATTGTACCTGGAATGACCTCTTTACCTTTACATATGCTTTTATGATGCATTCCGTTACATTTTTTGCATCGTTTTGAAGACTTACATGTGGCCACTCGGTGTGACCTTAAACAGTTAAAGCGTACCtgtttctgttttaaaatttggtttctAGCGTTTGCGTCTGTTACTTCAGAGCACTCCGTCGGAAAGTGCTCACCTGAACAGAAAATACATGTACGTATTTTTCTTCTGGTGTGTGTCTGCGAATTGGCTCTTGTGTGAATGTGATTGCGTACCCATAAAAAATGCAGTAGCGTACAATCTGTCCGATTTCATGACTCCCTGTCCAGCCtaaagtatttcaatctcgTTAGTTATAGATTTGCGTAGATTATCTAATATCAAATTATCTCTTCCGTGTGCTCTTGCAATATTCTTTCTTAAGTCAATCGGTAACTTGTCCAAAACTACAGGTACCAAAAGCGAACCATACATCTCTGGTGTTTGACCACGTGACTCTAATCCTCGTACGTATGATTCTAATCTGTCTCCGTAAGACATCAAACTAATCAAACTCCGTACAGTGATCGTTTCCGTTCCGGAACTTTTTTCCTTTACTCCATTAATTAGTGTAGAGTAGTATTCGGGCCCGTTTTCGGATCGGAACTGGAACTGCCGGGGAGTTTGCAAACTAATAGCATCACTTGTCGGTGCGGGTAAATTCATGAGTGCTTTCATGTAGGCATGTATCAGTTTGCTAGGTTGTCCGAAGCGATCTCTGAGAAGGTTGACGGCGGTTTCGTAGCTACCATTTGTCAAAGCGAATCCCTCTACTGTTTGCGCGGCGCTTCCCTCTAGCTGGGCTTTAAGATAGTTAAACTTTTGGATTGGCGTTAATGTGTCGTTGAACTGTATAGATGACTCGAAACAATACCATAATGTCTGCCACTTGAGAATATCTCCATTAAAACAGGGTAAGTCTAACTTTGGAAGCCTATGGTAATTAGTTTGTGAAGATCTCGGTTCTGACGGGACTTGAAACATGACATTCTCTGACGGACGGGTATGCACTGCAGGGTCGtgaatacaccttatcactattaGCTTACTCGGCCGGCCGACCCGGCCGCTAGACCTTTTGACGCacacaacaatcacttttccattgtgacgtcagatgttttgttttatgacgtcaaaattttacgggaacctgtgtgatatccagtaatggcgaacaaatagcgataaggtgtattgaatGCTGCTGGTTCATAAGAATCTATTGCACATATGTTCATATCAACTCTAGCTCCGGGTGTGAAATTATATGCGTCTGGGTTAAGTCTGCAGTCAAGGATACTATCAACAGTATCATGCGAAATTATAGTATTTGTTTCAAAGGACttaataaatttccaaatttgtCTAATTTTGCAATCAAGCTCGTACATATACTCATTTGAGTCGGTGATTTCCTGCTCCAGATTTTCCTCCGATGTCTGTTCCAAAAGTCTGTTATTCAGGTCACTCAATgttttgattgactgattcgatccacaaaaacTTATTATCATACAAGTACAATgatgatttaaatatatttttaacctaTAATATGAACTCAAACAGACCTAGATAATTCAATTGCATATATGTTTGGTATCGATTTATATAAAACTGAGAATGAATATATGACATTTGTCAGAGTCAACAACCCGAAGGCCACCATATGCATGTTTTATATCGGGTTAAACGACAGTCGGTAGTCTTTGGAGGTCAAACCGGTGGTTAATCAGTTGGCGATTAGACTTAAATACACACGAAATTCAGATACAAATAACCCAGTCGTGCGTTGTGAATTGAATTGTTTAatgaagagttttttttataatttggataaaCGTTTAAGTATGTTATACTTTAAATGTGAGAAGTTAATTCTAATCGGTGAGCATGGCTATGACAGCTGATGCCCCTTAATTCTCGTAGCCCTTTTTATCTGAATCAGTTGACtcacaaaatatattctatacttGGTTGACTTTACATAAAAGTTTAGACGGATTTTCCAAATAGAAATTAATGAGCAAAGAGTGCACAGTATATGGCAATTAAATAAAGGAAAACAGAAAAGATAGGCAACACAAGTACTAGTAGATAATGTGGcgctaaataaaaaaaagctagATTAATTATTGACTGTTTGACGTTAAATGGCTaaaatttcagaattttatgggcaaaaacaatttgacaaaaatacaaaacgaaTGTCCTGTAAGAGATTTTCGTACCAATCTTTCGACACAAGGCACCGGCTTTAACTTCACATTCTGACCGTACGTCCCGTAACGTGGCTGTGAGCTTTATTGTCGACCAGAAGGAGACTAAGTGTGACGATGTATCTATTCTCCAGTCACTCTTGTGGTCAAGGAATACAATaataattgacaaaataaacaattaatctAGTAATTTATGGGGCTCTTtaaagcttgctgtttggtgtgagatTATGCTCCGTGATGAAGGTCGTACTTtcacctataatggtttacttttataaattgttacttgaatggagagttgtctcattagaaCTCATACACCATATTCCTATATCTAACCAGTCTACAGCGAGGATGTGGATAACATTTGAAATTTGCATTTGCAGTTGTCTCCCTTTAAACACTATATAAAGTCTTATAAATGATCAGCGATTCATATTACACGTTCAATTGTATTTGTGTAAAACGAAACACAAAACGACTCATTGTGTCACTTTATTCGGTTGAAATCATATAGAATCTACCCGAGAAGTCCTTAATTGAGTTGTATATTTTAGTTGTGTAAgtattacattttgtttaatttagttTATCAGTAGTATCAGTAAGatgattacaaaaattaaacgtatatcaaaaatgtatttaagaGTGTTTCAGcgaatataaaacattaaagcATTTTAGCATTTCAAACTGAAGTTATATAAATCTTTGGGGTTCTATTAACCGTTTTACTATTGAATCACCGAAGCGTCGAACAAAAATAGATTACTCTTTGATTTGTACAACTGATGTTGTATTGTCGTATATTTGTCACTTCACGATAAAATACactgtttgaaattttttatcgCGAGACTATAAATACCTTAACAGTTTTGTATTCATTACAATTTCCATGAACacataatatcaaaatttgcCATTTTTGTTTAGAGGTTAGGCAAATTTCcccttaaaagagggacgaaataccaaagggatagtcaaacgcataaatctaaaaataaattgacaacgccatgtctaaaaaagaaaaagacaagcagacaaacaaaagttcacatgacacaacatagaaaactaaagaataaacaacacgaaccccaccaaaaactaggggtgatctcaggtgctccggaagggtaaacagatcctgctccacatgtggcaccctaCGTTAATTTATTTCTTACGATGGCCTAAGTTCGAATTGTTTTTAATCTGTACCAATGTACGTTTCATATTACTTGAGGTTTTAACAACATGTGTGTATGATACTGAGATacatatcaaatgaaacatGGTATTAACACAACAGAGTAtcaaaaattaacataaaacaaaaccatAATTACATTTTGTGGGGAAAaattgttgattatataggataccattgaagcatgactggagcgggccccctcttatgcAGTCAGTGGACCTTACCTTAACCTTAATTCTCTCCGCGCCAGAAGTCGCATACGGCCTCAAAAATTTCTTCAGCGTTTCTGGTTTCTGTAACAAGTCAGTGGACCaccttatgaaaatttctggatccgccactgggtattgtatttttgttaaaaacatcTAAGCTAACGCTCGGTATTAAGATATTGACAAGTGTTATACCTACCCATGTTACAATGTGCATGGCATGATACATATCTATCATAGATATCTTAAACTATCCTCTTAGCAAatgcatatttctttttttttattgcaacacCACACCTCAATTTTACGTCCTACATATGTTGTGTAAACTTTTTACAGTTCATAAAATTGAGATGACAACTGTAGCACCTCATTGTGACCCTTGTAAGACCAATGATGACGAAAAAGAGGCAGTGTCGTGGTGTTCCGTTTGCCAGGAGTGTTTATGCGAAGACTGTGACAACACCCACCGGAAGTTGGGAATCACAAAGAACCACAAACCCCTACCCATTGAGGAGTATTTAAAACTGCCAGCATCTATCTTGACTCACGAAATATTCTGTTCAAAGCACATGAAAAACAAGGCTGAGTTTTTCTGTACGACTCACGGAACAACTCACTGTCACATATGTTACCGTGACGTTCATAACCATTGCAAACAAGTCTTGAGAATGGATGACGCATCACGTGGTCTCAAGTCATCACCTGTCATTTCATCTGCTACCGATAAAATCAAAGAGGTTACGGATTGCATTGATAAACTCATTGAAAATCGTGTGAAGAATATAATTGATTTAGATGAAAAACGAGACAAATtagaaaatgacataaaaaagcTTAGACTAGACATGGAAAATCATCTTGACACCATTGAAAATAATCTGCTGAGTCAGCTTAACGAAGCATACTCCTATCATCGGGACGCTATCAAATCCCAAGAAATAGAGTTCAGCGAAACGAaagaaaaattgtcaaatatgtTGCACGAAACAGAACAGAAGAAAGAAATATCACCAGAAACTCAGATGTTTTTGCAGCTGCAGTCTGTGCACGAGATGTTGCTGCAGACTGACCGGTATTTACAAGGTTTAAAGGACAAGGTCAAATTCATCAAACTCGATCTGATCATTGAGAAAAATGCACGAAGCTTCAGTGAGTTTATAAAGCAAATAGGACAGATCAAAGTAATCGCTTCGACCATGGATATCTTTAACCTTGACAGGAAGCCAGTTCGGGCTTATACGCTTGTTTCAAGATCATCAATAGAAAAGCAGAAATCTGGTGGGGTGAGTCCGAGAGCTGGAAAGTTGAAAGTAATGTCAACGCCCGAGAGGTCAAGAACTGTTTATCCACCACCGCCTCCCCCACCAGCACCAAAGAAGCTCTCTGCTGAAcaacaatatcaaaatgatatcATTATGTCGGAAACTTCAAGTTTTGCTTTGGTGGAGGACCTACTATGCAGTGACGAAGACGAATTGAATGACGTATAATTTGAGAATTTATTAACACTTAGTATTCCCTTGTAGCAAAACCCACTAGTCAGCACTGCTGTGTTGACAAggaattatcatttatattgtcatattaataaattaactgATTGCAAAACAGTAATTTTTCGATATTTTGAGGATTGGCTACCCTAGAAAAAGACTTCAGTTGTTAGTGGCAAAAACTTTCAGAAGTTTGGATCCACAAAACTCTTCAACTGAAGGTTTTTgctctttttaacttttttacttgacatttttacctttttttaatcgagcgtcactgatgaatcttttgcAAAAGAAACGCGATTATAGTGTACACAATTTTGATCCTGGTACTTATAATGAGTTTATAGAGAAAAATAAGCATTCTTTGGCACGTTGGTTATAAATGTTCATGTTACTATTTCTTGAGCCCATTAAAGATTTTTTCGTAAGgtcataaagaaaacaaatgattCTATGATGTTTGTATATTTCATGTAAGCGTATGTTATTTCATGCAGTACGCGTTAGTGACTATGACTACTTAAGGAAGAGAGAGTCAAAATGCGTAAAAAAATGCCTAAAGTGTCTTAAAACACCTATCAATCGATCAGGCCAGTCGGTCCGTTTATTTGTCAgtagttatacatgtatctttccaataataaacatgaaatttgcACACATCCTCAATTCCTACCAAAGATGAATTCGTATGCACGCATTCTCAATTCCTACCAAAGAAGAATTTGTATGCATGCATTCTCAATTCCTACCAAAGATGAATTCGTATGCATGCATTCTCAATTCCTAATTTCTACCAAAGATGAATTCGTATGCATGCATTCTCAATTCCTACCAAAGATGAATTCGTATGCATTCATTCTCAATTCCTACCAAAGGTGAATTCGTATGCACGCATTCTCAATTCCTACCAAAGGTGATTTGTATGCACGCATTCTCAATTCCTACCTAAGATACCTACGTATATTCACGTACATCAACAATTCCTTCTAAAGTTGATTTCGTATGCATGCATCAAATAACGCCAAAATATCGCGGGAAACATACGTCGTTATACTCAAAGTACTGGTTTTGGTAAAGCTGGCTTCCTGTTTTCAGACCGGAACAAGTGATTTATAATAAATCTATTTAATTGAAAAGTACAGTTATAtcatatttcatcaaaaaccaaatatacatagatgcttttaaaataatgactAACAAACAACCGACGGCACCGAAAGTCACAAATCTATAATAAGAAATGTGTGTTTTACATGAAATATACATTGTTTATGAGGGTCTTCATCATGTTGACGGGGTTATTCCATGTCTGTaattgttttttcaatttttaggtAATTTTTTCACACTTTACTTTTTGCCAAACGTTCCCTCTTCTCTGTATTCTAGCATCCAATATTctgaaaactttgtttttacGCCCTTTTTGTTCCATTCTGTGTTTGTGTACGTCCGTTTTTCCGtagatttgtttgataaaaattcgatgtggtatgattgtcaattagACAACACTGTACCAGAGACCtaatgacatagaagttaacaactatatgacattttactgccttcaacaatacGCAAAACCTATATACTAATCGCATAGCCATCTGTAAAAGGCCCCAAACTGATAcgcgtaaaacaattcaaaagataaaagaaaaaaaatggtgtacAAAACTATGAATGAAAcatatgaatgaaaaatatgagaaaaataaGTGATTAACAGCTTCccgactttggacaggcacacaTGTGGCTGGTGCATCTGTATTCTGTAGTCCACTCATCTTCACCCTCACTTATTCCTGTCGTGACAGGAAAAGAAGTGGAAATCAATCTGTAATGTGTTTATTGCTAATGATgatcattaaaacaaatatgatggATGTAATACTACATTGTCATAACAATCAACTTTCCGAACTCaacaataattaaattatttcttattatttCCCAATACTCCAGTCactaaatggaaagaaaacagTCTAGCGACAAGTATTTTCTGCATACCTACAGTGGATCTTACTTCTAACATCTCATCAAATCTGTCAGgcgaactgttctaggacagtatgtagaactgacaattctagcaagaacagttctaacctagaacgatttggtcagttctacctagaactggcCAAATATTTAATCAGTTCTACGACTAGAacagttctacggttagaacAGTTATACGACTAGAACAGTTCTACGATTAGAACTTATTAAATCAGTTCCATCACTAGAACAGTTTTAAGAACTTTgcctttaatataaaaaagtcaaaagaataaaaaaaatcatcacatGACACGTTTGGTCAGTTCTACGGCTAGAACAATTTTAGacagttctgctgacagttctacgactaggactgatttggacagttttaccctagaactgatcttgacagttctacctagaactgatttgttCAGTTCTACCTTcaactgattctgacagtttTACTAAGAACAGTTCTAAGGTAGAATTGTTCTAGGAAAGTTTAGAACAGTTCTTTGACAGATTATTCTGGCAGTTCTAAttagaggttagaagtgatctccaatgtaatattaaaaaagaagttTCACTTGTGTCTCACCTCTTTtgcatatttaaagaaataagatATGTTTAAACTGAGCAACAATAAATCTCAATACCAGTGGATAGGTAGCAGGgacattccatttttttcattatattatttctgggaggtaacacccggccaccgaTTTAACATTATTAGGCTGAGGTTAaggctttgaaaaaaaaagtttacaaagGAAAAAGCTACTTTcttttcattgtcaattttaatgtttgttcatTTTAGGGGAAACAACAACAAATGTATCGCTAATTATAGAGTTAACTACAGCATAGGCA
The nucleotide sequence above comes from Mytilus trossulus isolate FHL-02 chromosome 5, PNRI_Mtr1.1.1.hap1, whole genome shotgun sequence. Encoded proteins:
- the LOC134719803 gene encoding shootin-1-like, whose amino-acid sequence is MTTVAPHCDPCKTNDDEKEAVSWCSVCQECLCEDCDNTHRKLGITKNHKPLPIEEYLKLPASILTHEIFCSKHMKNKAEFFCTTHGTTHCHICYRDVHNHCKQVLRMDDASRGLKSSPVISSATDKIKEVTDCIDKLIENRVKNIIDLDEKRDKLENDIKKLRLDMENHLDTIENNLLSQLNEAYSYHRDAIKSQEIEFSETKEKLSNMLHETEQKKEISPETQMFLQLQSVHEMLLQTDRYLQGLKDKVKFIKLDLIIEKNARSFSEFIKQIGQIKVIASTMDIFNLDRKPVRAYTLVSRSSIEKQKSGGVSPRAGKLKVMSTPERSRTVYPPPPPPPAPKKLSAEQQYQNDIIMSETSSFALVEDLLCSDEDELNDV